One stretch of Trichomycterus rosablanca isolate fTriRos1 chromosome 3, fTriRos1.hap1, whole genome shotgun sequence DNA includes these proteins:
- the LOC134310029 gene encoding src-like-adapter, with the protein MGNTLASLRSGEDFIQTGINADLASTVSEKVPVVVVSDYPPPEVCEPLFRTGEWLRLITEDGYWLKVYSVESRKESYIPRCHAAVVYHGWLFEGIMRHKAEELLQLPENRVGSFMIRESRRGRYTLSVRYRSIMHYRIVRMPNNWYFISPRLTFQCLEDLVNHYSDVADGLCCVLISPCLRASDPVRIAQPDPVVMHGFNRTTVDSSESVHPNATGFSTNRNLCLSVGVLNSVSSYLSLTGAEETKKPSWKRKWRSFYTLPSQQIHSTGSEDEDGHAGVA; encoded by the exons ATGGGTAACACACTGGCAAGCCTGAGGTCTGGAGAAGACTTCATACAAACTGGCATCAACGCTGATCTCGCATCTACAG TGAGTGAAAAGGTTCCAGTAGTGGTGGTCAGTGACTACCCTCCTCCTGAGGTCTGTGAGCCCCTGTTCAGGACCGGGGAGTGGCTGAGACTTATTACAGA AGACGGCTACTGGCTGAAAGTTTATTCTGTCGAGAGCAGAAAGGAAAGCTACATCCCACGCTGTCATGCTGCTGTGGTTTACCACGG GTGGCTGTTTGAGGGGATCATGAGACACAAAGCCGAGGAGCTTCTTCAGCTGCCGGAGAATCGAGTCGGATCGTTTATGATCAGAGAGAGCAGGAGAG GTCGGTATACACTGTCTGTGCGCTATAGATCTATAATGCACTACCGGATAGTCCGTATGCCAAACAACTGGTACTTCATCTCACCGCGCCTGACGTTCCAGTGCTTAGAGGACCTGGTAAACCACTATTCAG ACGTAGCAGACGGACTGTGTTGTGTTCTGATCTCCCCCTGTCTCCGAGCTTCTGACCCTGTACGTATCGCTCAGCCTGATCCTGTAGTGATGCACGGCTTCAACAGGACAACAGTGGACAG TTCAGAGTCGGTCCATCCGAACGCTACAGGCTTCTCTACAAACAGAAACTTGTGCCTCAGTGTCGGGGTGTTGAACAGCGTGTCCTCATATCTCTCCCTGACCGGAGCAGAGGAGACAAAGAAACCCAGCTGGAAGAGGAAGTGGAGATCTTTCTACACACTCCCCAGTCAACAGATCCACAGTACAGGGAGTGAGGATGAGGATGGACACGCGGGGGTCGCATAA
- the ccn4b gene encoding cellular communication network factor 4b: MRFLLYWIFLVASGLHQVLSQSSTAIPVVTTDLDPVNRTRYCKWPCKCPKVAPACPTGVSLIRDGCECCKICAKQLGETCNERDICDYHKGLYCDYGADKPRYEKGVCAFLAGTGCEYNGVIYRNGQSFQPNCKYRCLCVNGAIGCVPLCTESQPPRVWCQSPKLVKIPGRCCEQWICDEPRKTRRTSPRRAAEEPLSNNEIWHKTCRTQTSPWSPCSKTCGRGVSLRLTNDNPQCEMEQETRLCNLRPCDVDITKHFRPGKKCLNIYREPGFQNFTISGCVSKKSYWPKYCGVCSDERCCIPYKSKTIDVEFECPNGSVFTWKHMWINACFCNLSCRNPNDIFADLEPYFQNNEIIN, encoded by the exons ATGAGGTTCCTCCTGTACTGGATCTTTTTAGTGGCCAGTGGACTTCATCAG GTGCTTTCCCAGAGTTCCACGGCCATACCGGTTGTGACCACAGACCTGGACCCGGTGAACAGGACCCGGTACTGTAAGTGGCCCTGTAAGTGCCCTAAAGTTGCCCCCGCGTGCCCGACGGGGGTGAGCCTGATCAGGGACGGCTGTGAGTGCTGTAAGATCTGTGCTAAACAGCTGGGGGAGACCTGTAACGAGAGAGATATCTGTGATTACCATAAAGGGCTGTACTGTGACTACGGCGCTGACAAGCCTAGGTACGAAAAAGGAGTGTGTGCAT TTCTGGCCGGGACAGGATGTGAATATAATGGCGTGATCTACCGTAACGGGCAGAGCTTTCAGCCCAACTGTAAGTACCGCTGCCTCTGTGTGAACGGGGCGATCGGGTGTGTCCCACTGTGTACCGAATCCCAGCCGCCGCGGGTGTGGTGCCAGTCGCCCAAACTGGTGAAGATTCCGGGCCGGTGCTGTGAGCAGTGGATCTGTGACGAGCCTCGGAAAACACGCAGGACCAGCCCGAGGCGTGCTGCGGAGG AGCCTCTAAGCAACAATGAGATCTGGCATAAGACCTGCAGAACCCAAACTTCCCCCTGGAGCCCGTGTTCTAAGACCTGCGGGCGGGGGGTATCGCTGCGACTCACTAATGACAATCCACAGTGTGAGATGGAACAAGAAACCCGACTGTGTAACCTTCGGCCCTGCGACGTGGACATAACCAAACATTTTCGG CCAGGAAAGAAGTGCCTGAACATCTACCGTGAGCCCGGATTCCAGAACTTCACCATCTCCGGCTGTGTCAGTAAGAAGTCCTACTGGCCCAAATACTGCGGCGTGTGTTCTGACGAGCGCTGCTGCATCCCCTACAAGTCCAAGACCATCGACGTGGAGTTCGAGTGTCCGAACGGGTCGGTCTTCACCTGGAAGCATATGTGGATCAACGCCTGCTTTTGCAATCTCTCCTGCAGGAACCCGAACGACATCTTTGCTGATCTGGAGCCGTATTTCCAGAACAACGAGATCATAAATTAA